ATTATAACGTGTTCTTTATTTCCTTTGCCAATGAAAACCGCTAAAATGCCATAGGCTAACAAGGAGTTACCGTGATTGAAGTAAAAGATTTATGTTTCATTCGTAATGATGGCGATAACAAACAAAGTATTTTAAATAAGCTAGATTTGTCTATACCCGAAGCACAGCATCTTGCATTACTTGGTGATAGTGGCTCAGGTAAAACCACCTTTTTGCACATTTTGGCGGGCCTGCTGCAAGCAGATAGCGGCTCAGTCAGTGTTAACAACCAAGAGTTATCATTGCTTAATGAGCGAGAACTCGCGCTTTATCGCCGTAAAATTGGTCTTATATTTCAGCATTACCAATTGCTTGATTGCCTCACCGTAAAACAAAATATTTTATTCCAGCACAAGCTAAACTTTCCAGGTGAAGCCGCGAGTGAGTTTGACCATCTCGTCAATGAGTTAGGGCTACAAAATAAGCTTAATGCCCTGCCTCATCAACTGTCAGGTGGTGAACAACAAAGAGTGGGTATCGCCAGAGCCTTACTTAACAAACCTCAAATTATTTTTGCCGATGAGCCTACTGGCAACTTAGATCAAAAGCGTTCGCACCAAGTGGTTAAACTACTTACCGAGTTATGCCATGCACGACAAATTAACCTAGTCATGGTGACTCATAGTCATCAATTAACTGATTATTTTGATCAAGTTAAAGTGTTAAGAGATGGTCGTTTTGACTAGTTTTACTAATGAAATCAAAATTATATTAACCACCCATATCGCGTTTTATCGACGACATCCTTGGTTGATGGCCTTGTTTATTTTAGGATTTAGTTTAGGCAGCGCTCTATTAACCGCCATTTCGGGGCTTAATCAAGAAGCCAAAACACGTTATCAACATTCCTCTGCATTAATCAATAACCCCGTCACGCATTTAATTAAACCGCTCACGGGAAAACAGACTATTGATGGTAATCTTTGGATAAACTTACGGCAACAGGGCTTTATTAATGCACAGCCTGTTTTACGCGGTAGATTAAAAACCAATGACGACAAAACGCTGGCAATTCAAGGTGTAGATACCTTGTTGTGGTTAAATAACCCGCAATACAAACAACCTAATGAAAACGACAATAAAACACCTTCGCACTTTTCCCTGTCTACCTTGTTAGTAGATTCACAATTTGCTGGTCGACTTCAAACTAAAACAGGTAGCCAAGCACAATTTGTCTTGAAAAATGGACAAGTTCAACCAGACATCCGTTTAATGGATAATGTAGGGCTTTGGGCCATTACTGATATTGCTCATGCAGATTATTTACTAGAAGCTAAAGGACAATTAAGCTTTATTGAGCTGTCGCATGTTACCGAGCTGCAAGTAGTTCAAATAAAACAGTTGATTGCAGGGAAAGCACAGCTAATTGATGCCGAACAACAGTCCTTTGATGTACTGTCACAAGCGTTCTTTTTTAACCTTACCGCCCTTGCCATGCTTGGTTATATTGTTGCGGTCTTTTTGAGCTTTAACGCGATAAAACTCACACTAACGGCTCGACAAAAATTGATTAAGCAAATGCAGCTGTTAGGCTGCACCAAGCTAAGTATTCAACTTAGCCTTAGTATCGAACTTATTATTGTTAGTCTTTGTACCGCGCTTATAGGCACTTTAGGCGGCTACTTCATTGCTAATGGATTAGTGCTTGATGTAAATCGTACTTTGGTGGGTTTGTATCAACTTGATAAAGCGCTTGTTATCCATTGGCAGTGGACTAATGTTTTATTGGGTTTTGCACTGAATATATCTGCCTTAGCGGTAATATTGTTAACACAAGCCAAACAAGTTGCCAGTAAAGTCCAATTGATATTTTACGCCTTATTGGCGAGTACATCGGTAGGCTTAATTTGGCTACTTAATTACGCGACCAACGAATACCAAGCGTTATTGCTGTGTTTTACCCTATTGGTCTTGTTCATATTACTGGTGCCTAAAGCGCTATCGGGTTTGGTCGCATTACCTTTTACACTATCTAATCCGTTAGCCCAATGGCTACATGCCGATACGCGATTCCACATAAAAGATCTACATATTGCCATTATTGCCATTTTAGTTGCCCTTGGTAGTGCCATAGGCATGCAAATTATGGTGAAAAGCTTTAGTACCACGTTAAATGCACACCTTGAAAAACAACTAAGTGCTGATATTTATTTGCGTTCAGATAAAATCGACCACAACCTAAGACAAACACTCAGTCACTTGCCTGAAGTTGCACAGCTAAGCATATATATGAAAAGCGAAGGCAAGGTAAATAATGTACCTGCAAAGCTTTCAAGCTTTGGTGAAAACTTTGAACACTATCTGCAAATATCGCTAACATCTGGTTCACCCATCAGCGATAAAAACTTCATGGATAAAGGCTGTTTGGCTAATGAGCAAAGTAAAATTAAATTTGGTTCATCTATAGGTGATGTGGCTGTTTTTGAACAAAACTCAATGCACTTCAACTGCCGTATAACGGGCTTTTTTTATGATTATGGCAACCCAAGTATGTCGCTACTTACCTTGGAAAAACGACAAAGAGCTGCAGCACTAAATACAGAATTTGTTGGTTATTCAATTCGCTTAAACAGTAGTTCCACCGTTGCTGCATTTAGCGAGCGTTTAGTGAACGAATTCAAACAAGACAGCACGCTAATTTTACCCAACAAACGATTTAAACAAATAGCCAATGCTTTATTTGACGATACCTTCGTCGTTACCAAAGCGCTTAATGGTTTTATTCTCGCTATTGCCCTATTAAGTCTGTGTACCAGCCTATTAAGTTTAAGTGTTAATCAATTAAAGCAATTAACCATATTACGAAACTTAGGGGTAACACAGCAGCAATTATTAACCATGAAGCTGCTACAAACCGGAGGCATAGTGTTATTTACCGCATTATTTGCTATTCCTCTGGGTTTTGCCCTTGGCTTTGCCTTATTAAAGTTTGTAATGCCTATAGCATTTGGCTGGACCATTCACTTTAGTTTAGATTTAACCAGTTTATTCATCATGTGTTTAACCCTGGTTGGTGTCTCTGTGTTATGTGCTTATTTACCGATACGCAAACTAACCAACTTAGAAGCGAAGGAGTCATAATCTCGTGATGATAAAGCAAATAGTGAACAAGTTATTACTCACCAGTTTTGTTTTTGTTTGCTTTGTTTTTTTACTGGCTGCTTGTCAGCCTGTGGAGCAAAAGTCGACCCCCTCTGCGTTACAAATGGCCAGTGGTAAGCCGGTAACAAGAGGAACTGAATTAGTTTTTCCAAAAGATCATGGTATTCATGCAGAACAAGGCATTGAATGGTGGTATTTAACGGCTAATTTGCAAAGTGACACAGGTGAAACCTTTGGTGTTCAATGGACACTATTTCGTACCTTAATGCCGAGTAACATTGAATCGAAATGGTGGGATAACAACCTATACTTCGCCCACTTTGCAATGCAGCATAAACAACAGCATGTTGCGTTCGAACGTTTTTCACGATCGGGTCAAGCCATGGTAACTAGCTCTCCGTTTAAGGCCACCATTGATAATTGGCAATTGAGCAGTATAAATGAAGATTTTTTACCACTGAAGCTAGCTGCAGTACATGAAAATTATGAAATAGCGTTAACACTAAGTGACAGTCCAATGACATTACATGGCGACAACGGTTACAGCCAAAAAACTCAAAGTGGTCATGCGTCTTATTATTTTAGTTATCCATTTTTAAAGGTAAAAGGCAGTCTAACGTTTGCCGGAAAAACCTATAAAGTAACTGGTAATGCCTGGTATGACAGAGAATGGTCCGCCAGTTTGCTTGACAAGAGTCAACTTGGTTGGGACTGGTTCAGTCTTGTCGACTCTCAATCAGAAGAGTCAGATCAAAAAGGGCTAATGCTTTTTTGCATACGTGGGCGCGAACTAAAAGTCGAGAAAAGAGCCGAACAAGAAGAACAAAGTAACAGAGACAATAATGGGCTCAGTAACGGAAACAGTTATGATTATTGCCGCGGTACGCGCATAGCGCCCGACGGTGAAGCAACGGATATTTCAAAAGAAGGTATTAAGCTGTCAGTCGTTGAAACCGTGACGATAGATAACCACGACTATCCAAGCAAGTGGCAAGTTGAATTACCTAATACCCCTGACATTATTATTGAAAGTATCACCAAAGATTCGCGCAATAAATTAACTATTCCCTATTGGGAAGGCCGAGTTAAAGCAACAGGAGGCTTTAATGGTAATGGTTATGCCGAGATAACGGGGTACTAAACCCCAGACATTACAACTGCTCTTTCGGGGTTTCTTATTGTTGCTCAATGCTACACTGAAGACATTAGGCAACTAGCGCGAATAGTACTTAGGATTTTGTTTTGTATCGTAAAATCTCATCGCCACTATCATCAAGTTATCCTGTTGGTAACCAGCCAACATGCCTATAAAAACCGTAAGCCCTAATATTTGAATTTACACCCGCTGCTAGCCAAAGCTCAGCTAAGCCTTGAGAGAAAAGGCAATCAACAACCAGAAATAGTAATTTTTTTCCAACACCGTGCCCCTCATATTCGGGTAATACTGCTAATACGAGTACTTCGCCAGTTTGAGTATTTCCATAACAATAAGCAATGACTTCACCTTTATCTAATGCCACCATCCCAATATAAGTATCATTTTCCAATTTGGGTGACCAGATTTCAGTAGTTACACCGATTGCGATTAATGTATCCTTATCGATTGAGTTGTCTCGTGTAGCACCTCGAATTTCTGCGCATATATCTAAATCAGAATCCAATGCTCTTCGATATACTAATGTCATTTTTCGCTTCCCAATTTACTAAGTACAAAAATATAACATCCTAACACTGACTTATCAATTATGCATTTATCTTATTAAAATCAATAACTTAATTAAATACAGCCTGAGATTTTTATTTAATTTGTAGCACATGTGTAGCAATATGGTTTGGACTTCTATTACATAAACAATATCGCTAATGCCACAAAACGGTCCTAATTTTCATGTCAATTATCACCAATATTATGTCCACTTTCTTCAAGGATAGCTGACATTAGCAGTATTTTTCTATCTCGCTTTCGCCACCGAAGCGCCATAGAGTTACAACTACTTTTATCGCACTTCAAACTTGATACTAGGGTTGTTTACACGTGCTGATCAATTAGAATCGAATTACCATCTGGGTCTTGAATAGAAACACTAGAAGGACCACTTGCACCAGTAATAGATTTTGTATTATGTTAACACCTTGAGCTTCAAATTCTTTTAAAAGCTCTCTAACATCGGCATACGACTCTAGAGTTAGGCTCATATGTGTTATAAATACATTACCCACTTACCTTTATACGCATACCAGTGGAATAGATGATATCTTCGCTTGGACATGAATATTTTGGTGTGATAGATGAGCAAGACTGATTTGGCTTGTCAAAACAGAAATCAAATCGAGTTTGCGTTTTTACTGGCTGAGTGAGAATGCTTTTAGGTAATTCTGACCATTTCCAGTTTTGAATTACATTTTCAGCTGCTTTAGCAAAGTACTTGCTTGTTGAAGCTACTACATTTATGTCTTTAACTTCATTTTGTGGTGTTATTACATATTCAATAGTTGCGCAGCCCTCAATAGACTTCATCACCGCTTTTTTTGGATATCTAGCAGGAAATCGATCTAGTTGACTCCATTTCGAAGATTGAATTTCGTTATGAGTGATTGATAAATCCGAATACTCATTCTCCACTTTTGTTGATGAACACCCACTCATAATAAGAATAGTGATTAGAATACTAATATTACTTTTCATAGCTGAAACTTCCTTGCATTTATAACGCCAGAATAACAGGCTAAAAATTGTTAGCTAAAATCAGCGAGGCACGATCAGTGGCCAACTATTTATAGTCCTAGTTCATTTGCTTGTTAGTAGCACTGTTTAATAAGATTAAAATAAAATCTCATCGTCGCTTATTTTTTCAGATGCTAAATGTTTATCTAGCTCAGATCGCGTAAAGAACATTTTTTAATTTTTATTTTAACGAGCCCTGTTTTCATCCTTCATATTTCTATGGTTAGTTAACACCTTTGACTTCCCTTTCCATTCAGGTAATTTTAACCTTTTGTTCGGATGTTTTTTATTATATTGCTCCACATAAACCGTGTATTTACTCCATAAGTCATCAACATCTTCATTAAGAATATCTTTAATTGCTACTTTAAAACTCCAAGGTTTAATTTTTAGTGGTGACTGATTAAATTTGTAAGTAAACTCTGAATCATAATTATCAGCAATCCAATTTAAGAAAAATCCCGTTGTTGTATAACCCGAAAGATAACGATCATTGACTTGAGTTTGTCGATTAATGCTTCCTGTATCCGGTGAACGAGTTAGATGATGCCTGCCTCTGATACGCACCAGATCAGCAACCCCTTCAAGAAACGCATAATAATCATGACCAGACGCATATAGATCTTTAATAGTTTCTGGCTGTGATTGATAACCATGTACAAGTTCATGCCAGAATACACCGTAAATCTCATATTTTACAGCATCGTCAGGCTGATCAGCTAGGGCATATTGCAGATATCGAGTACTAAAATAAAGCTGCATATTTTTACCTGAGCCACCACGTGCAGCTAACACGTCACTCCAGTTATACTGAAAAGTCACGGTATCAAATTCAGGCACTTCAGTAATATTGCGGTAAAGATTTTTACACACCTCCAGAGAGACCTCATTAATTGCTCCAATTAAGTCAGGAACAATTCGATTGACTCGCTTAAAACCTTCCGAATTAGTATCTTGATGTGCCAGTATTACTTTTGGATAGTGAAAACCTTGCCAAGGGTTAGCTGGATCGTAAGAAACAACAAAACGCTTATTAAGCTTGGTGTGTGCACCAAATTTATTTTTAACAGTTAAGCTAACATCATGGCCACCTGGTTTGTTAAAGACCACCTTAGGGTTTCTTTCATTACTGGTGGCAGGCGTAGCATTTTCAAAAGTCCAATGCCATTCTGTTGGTGAGTTAGGTGACTCATCCTTAAAAGAAATTTCTTGATCAAACTTAACTTTGGTTGCCGATGCCGAGAACTGCGCAACTGGCTCTTTAGTAATACCTCGTAGCTCCAGCTCTGCAATTTGTAAGTAGGTATCACCCCAGGTCGTCGGTTTTGTCTGAGTAAAGTGATATCGGTACTGAGAATACTTTGTTGTGTTACCCGCAATCTGGTATTCGTTCGTGACTCCTCGACCATTAAATTTCTGCTCGCCTCGAGTATCAATGGTTGTCCAATGTGTATCATCATTAGAAGCTTCAAGTATCCATTCTTTAGGATCTCTACCTGGCGCGTCACCAGCAGAGGTAACCTGATAACTGGAAAGAACTTTAGGTTTTTGAGTATTAAAAATAACCCAGGCCGATTTATGCATTGCTAAAAATTTAGAGCCTTTGTCTCCATCGAACAGATTATTAACGCCTTCTGTCGTAGGTGAATCTTTATGCTCTGTTGTCGTTGAAAAAGGTAAATCAAGAAAGTTAACCGACGCAGCAGATACCGCCTCCTGCGTTGCTTCTCTTTCTAGTTTATCTGCTGTAACACAAGCAACTAGCCCCCCGGACATAACAGCCATGGTAAGCATTTTTATCAGTTTCATCTTATTTCTCTTGTCTCTGGTTAAGTTGTTTTAAGGTTTATTGCGATTCACTTTAACTATAAGAATAAATAACGCTCCATAAATACCTACAACCAAATCAAGCATCACAACATAAAATACTGATAATACTGACGGTATTCATTTGGCCTCCCCTTATTAATGGGTTTATATTATTTTGAGTAAATGGAAGTTAAACCATTACTGCTGTAATGATTTAATAACCTCAAAACAAGA
The DNA window shown above is from Colwellia psychrerythraea 34H and carries:
- a CDS encoding GNAT family N-acetyltransferase; the protein is MTLVYRRALDSDLDICAEIRGATRDNSIDKDTLIAIGVTTEIWSPKLENDTYIGMVALDKGEVIAYCYGNTQTGEVLVLAVLPEYEGHGVGKKLLFLVVDCLFSQGLAELWLAAGVNSNIRAYGFYRHVGWLPTG
- a CDS encoding ABC transporter ATP-binding protein — encoded protein: MIEVKDLCFIRNDGDNKQSILNKLDLSIPEAQHLALLGDSGSGKTTFLHILAGLLQADSGSVSVNNQELSLLNERELALYRRKIGLIFQHYQLLDCLTVKQNILFQHKLNFPGEAASEFDHLVNELGLQNKLNALPHQLSGGEQQRVGIARALLNKPQIIFADEPTGNLDQKRSHQVVKLLTELCHARQINLVMVTHSHQLTDYFDQVKVLRDGRFD
- a CDS encoding ABC transporter permease, translated to MVVLTSFTNEIKIILTTHIAFYRRHPWLMALFILGFSLGSALLTAISGLNQEAKTRYQHSSALINNPVTHLIKPLTGKQTIDGNLWINLRQQGFINAQPVLRGRLKTNDDKTLAIQGVDTLLWLNNPQYKQPNENDNKTPSHFSLSTLLVDSQFAGRLQTKTGSQAQFVLKNGQVQPDIRLMDNVGLWAITDIAHADYLLEAKGQLSFIELSHVTELQVVQIKQLIAGKAQLIDAEQQSFDVLSQAFFFNLTALAMLGYIVAVFLSFNAIKLTLTARQKLIKQMQLLGCTKLSIQLSLSIELIIVSLCTALIGTLGGYFIANGLVLDVNRTLVGLYQLDKALVIHWQWTNVLLGFALNISALAVILLTQAKQVASKVQLIFYALLASTSVGLIWLLNYATNEYQALLLCFTLLVLFILLVPKALSGLVALPFTLSNPLAQWLHADTRFHIKDLHIAIIAILVALGSAIGMQIMVKSFSTTLNAHLEKQLSADIYLRSDKIDHNLRQTLSHLPEVAQLSIYMKSEGKVNNVPAKLSSFGENFEHYLQISLTSGSPISDKNFMDKGCLANEQSKIKFGSSIGDVAVFEQNSMHFNCRITGFFYDYGNPSMSLLTLEKRQRAAALNTEFVGYSIRLNSSSTVAAFSERLVNEFKQDSTLILPNKRFKQIANALFDDTFVVTKALNGFILAIALLSLCTSLLSLSVNQLKQLTILRNLGVTQQQLLTMKLLQTGGIVLFTALFAIPLGFALGFALLKFVMPIAFGWTIHFSLDLTSLFIMCLTLVGVSVLCAYLPIRKLTNLEAKES
- a CDS encoding lipocalin-like domain-containing protein; translation: MIKQIVNKLLLTSFVFVCFVFLLAACQPVEQKSTPSALQMASGKPVTRGTELVFPKDHGIHAEQGIEWWYLTANLQSDTGETFGVQWTLFRTLMPSNIESKWWDNNLYFAHFAMQHKQQHVAFERFSRSGQAMVTSSPFKATIDNWQLSSINEDFLPLKLAAVHENYEIALTLSDSPMTLHGDNGYSQKTQSGHASYYFSYPFLKVKGSLTFAGKTYKVTGNAWYDREWSASLLDKSQLGWDWFSLVDSQSEESDQKGLMLFCIRGRELKVEKRAEQEEQSNRDNNGLSNGNSYDYCRGTRIAPDGEATDISKEGIKLSVVETVTIDNHDYPSKWQVELPNTPDIIIESITKDSRNKLTIPYWEGRVKATGGFNGNGYAEITGY
- a CDS encoding TonB family protein, with amino-acid sequence MKSNISILITILIMSGCSSTKVENEYSDLSITHNEIQSSKWSQLDRFPARYPKKAVMKSIEGCATIEYVITPQNEVKDINVVASTSKYFAKAAENVIQNWKWSELPKSILTQPVKTQTRFDFCFDKPNQSCSSITPKYSCPSEDIIYSTGMRIKVSG
- a CDS encoding basic secretory protein-like protein translates to MKLIKMLTMAVMSGGLVACVTADKLEREATQEAVSAASVNFLDLPFSTTTEHKDSPTTEGVNNLFDGDKGSKFLAMHKSAWVIFNTQKPKVLSSYQVTSAGDAPGRDPKEWILEASNDDTHWTTIDTRGEQKFNGRGVTNEYQIAGNTTKYSQYRYHFTQTKPTTWGDTYLQIAELELRGITKEPVAQFSASATKVKFDQEISFKDESPNSPTEWHWTFENATPATSNERNPKVVFNKPGGHDVSLTVKNKFGAHTKLNKRFVVSYDPANPWQGFHYPKVILAHQDTNSEGFKRVNRIVPDLIGAINEVSLEVCKNLYRNITEVPEFDTVTFQYNWSDVLAARGGSGKNMQLYFSTRYLQYALADQPDDAVKYEIYGVFWHELVHGYQSQPETIKDLYASGHDYYAFLEGVADLVRIRGRHHLTRSPDTGSINRQTQVNDRYLSGYTTTGFFLNWIADNYDSEFTYKFNQSPLKIKPWSFKVAIKDILNEDVDDLWSKYTVYVEQYNKKHPNKRLKLPEWKGKSKVLTNHRNMKDENRAR